One Triplophysa rosa linkage group LG9, Trosa_1v2, whole genome shotgun sequence genomic window carries:
- the sirt1 gene encoding NAD-dependent protein deacetylase sirtuin-1 yields MADCENKRVGPADTGRSADPDEPVVKKPRVMNPSGDPELNGTESASSEPAGIDESDQASVKRTEPGRTAEAELELSESIREGVHPNGFSSPDLHRDGDDDDDDDECSSRASSSDWTPQPQIGSYRFIQQHIMRGTDPRAILKDLLPETTLPPDLDDMTLWQIIINISEPPKRKKRKDINSLEEVVRLLNESKKILVLTGAGVSVSCGIPDFRSRDGIYARLAVDFPDLPDPQAMFDIDYFRRDPRPFFKFAKEIYPGQFQPSPCHRFISMLDKKGRLLRNYTQNIDTLEQVAGIQKIIQCHGSFATASCLVCKHKADCEAIREDIFKQVVPHCPRCPSDIPYAIMKPDIVFFGENLPEFFHRAMKQDKDEVDLLIVIGSSLKVRPVALIPSSTPHEVPQVLINREPLPHLNFDVELLGDCDVIVNELCHRLGGDFEQLCFNSSHLSEIREKPPAPSPRPAEPASAEITSTQETDAADSSEVTRPADCQTAPSPETNDETEETSERTSPSPETTDPSGARSLQSEVTDSGLNTHSAKTTSPRADRPEEEEPEKHQRLEMSRRCWRRRICQSPISKRLGASQYLFQTPNRYIFHGAEVYSSSEDETSSSCGSDSENEDSDVEQDTTPPIESEETVQENEHKSLETDCTTNTNLHNSTTDTQ; encoded by the exons ATGGCGGACTGCGAAAATAAACGGGTCGGACCCGCCGATACCGGTCGCTCAGCTGATCCGGACGAGCCGGTGGTGAAGAAACCGAGAGTGATGAACCCGTCCGGTGATCCGGAGCTCAACGGAACCGAGTCGGCGAGCTCAGAGCCGGCGGGCATCGATGAGAGCGATCAGGCCTCAGTAAAGCGCACTGAACCCGGGAGAACCGCCGAAGCCGAGCTCGAGCTCTCCG AGTCGATTCGTGAAGGCGTCCATCCGAATGGCTTTTCATCACCTGATCTTCATcgtgatggtgatgatgatgatgatgatgatgagtgcTCATCTCGCGCCAGCTCCAGTGACTGGACCCCTCAACCGCAGATCG GTTCCTATCGGTTTATTCAGCAGCACATCATGAGAGGAACCGATCCCAGGGCCATCCTGAAAGATCTGCTGCCCGAGACCACCCTTCCACCAGATCTGGATGACATGACGCTGTGGCAGATCATCATCAACATCTCTGAACCACCCAAAAGAAAGAAACGCAAAGACATCAACAGCTTAGAAGAGGTCGTCCGGCTCCTGAACGAAAGCAAGAAGATCCTCGTGCTCACCGGTGCTGGG GTTTCTGTTTCCTGTGGAATTCCTGACTTTCGATCGCGAGATGGCATTTACGCTCGACTGGCTGTGGATTTTCCAGACCTTCCCGATCCTCAAGCTATGTTCGACATTGATTATTTCAGAAGAGACCCGAGGCCGTTTTTTAAATTTGCTAAG GAAATTTACCCAGGACAGTTTCAGCCGTCACCGTGTCACAGGTTCATCTCAATGCTGGATAAGAAGGGAAGGTTGCTGAGAAACTACACACAGAATATTGATACCCTGGAGCAGGTGGCTGGAATCCAGAAGATTATTCAGTGTCACG GGTCTTTCGCCACAGCGTCTTGTCTGGTGTGTAAACATAAAGCGGACTGTGAGGCCATAAGAGAAGATATATTCAAGCAG GTGGTTCCTCACTGTCCGAGGTGTCCGTCGGACATCCCTTATGCCATCATGAAACCAGACATCGTCTTCTTTGGCGAGAACCTTCCTGAATTCTTCCACAGAGCCATGAAGCAGGATAAAGATGAGGTGGACCTTCTCATTGTGATCGGCTCCTCGCTGAAAGTTCGGCCGGTTGCTCTCATACCGA GCTCAACCCCTCATGAAGTGCCTCAGGTGTTGATAAACCGCGAGCCGCTGCCGCACCTGAACTTTGACGTGGAGCTGCTCGGAGACTGTGATGTCATCGTAAATGAGCTCTGCCATCGGCTGGGTGGAGACTTTGAGCAGCTGTGCTTCAACTCCTCGCATCTCAGCGAGATCCGAGAGAAACCGCCTGCCCCGTCTCCCAGACCAGCGGAGCCGGCGTCAGCCGAGATCACATCCACGCAAGAGACCGACGCCGCCGACTCTTCTGAGGTCACCAGACCTGCTGACTGTCAAACTGCTCCGTCTCCTGAAACAAATGACGAAACTGAGGAGACGTCCGAAAGAACGAGTCCTTCACCGGAGACGACCGACCCCAGCGGCGCTCGGAGCCTCCAGTCTGAGGTGACGGACTCTGGCTTAAATACACATTCTGCGAAAACGACAAGCCCTCGTGCTGACAGACCTGAAGAAGAAGAACCTGAGAAACACCAGCGGCTTGAGATGTCCAGACGCTGCTGGAGAAGACGAATCTGTCAGAGTCCCATCAGCAAACGCCTCGGAG CCTCTCAGTATTTGTTTCAAACGCCGAACCGCTACATTTTCCACGGGGCTGAAGTTTACTCCAGTTCAGAAGATGAGACGTCCAGTTCATGTGGCAGTGACAGTGAGAATGAAGACAGTGACGTGGAGCAGGACACCACACCGCCGATCGAGAGTGAAGAGACAGTACaagaaaatgaacacaaaagcctCGAGACGGACTGCACGACAAACACAAACCTACACAACAGCACAACAGACACACAATAA
- the cacul1 gene encoding CDK2-associated and cullin domain-containing protein 1, producing MSRRYDVTVNFFRYSSQMDDMEEEDFELLDDHNHNSRAVCSPAQVCVDSDSSSSDTCESDALLLSSASRFLMNGMSAEEYRTVYWPKLESAIDQLLTQSPLEHISISYEQIYSHVYKCVCQQHSELLYNDLMWKITCHLERVSSELQASPAECFIENFNVALTQYTAALHCIVPVFIYMNKFYIETKLNRDLRDDLMKLFSDHVAEKHVHTLLPLLQNAHSMPFQVTPSTMASVMKGLYSLRPDWVPLAPALFSRFIPQIHPPALESQLPFYAAQDKKLQLELSQNGFCRGDQSRKRASEES from the exons ATGAGCCGCAGATATGATGTGACGGTAAACTTCTTCCGCTACTCCAGTCAAATGGATGATATGGAGGAAGAAGATTTCGAGTTGCTCGATGATCACAACCATAACTCTCGCGCTGTGTGCTCACCTGCGCAG GTGTGTGTGGACTCGGACTCCAGCAGCAGTGACACTTGTGAATCAGACGCACTGCTGCTCAGCTCAGCCTCCAGATTCC TCATGAATGGGATGAGCGCAGAAGAGTACAGGACAGTGTACTGGCCCAAACTGGAGTCAGCCATCGATCAGCTGCTCACTCAGAGTCCGCTGGAGCACATCTCCATCTCATATGAACAGATATACAG TCACgtgtataagtgtgtgtgtcagcaGCATTCTGAACTGCTGTACAATGACTTGATGTGGAAAATCACCTGTCATCTGGAAAGAGTCTCCTCAGAGCTGCAG GCCAGTCCAGCGGAGTGTTTCATTGAGAACTTCAACGTTGCTCTGACTCAGTACACCGCCGCCCTGCACTGCATCGTTCCAGTTTTCATCTACAtg AACAAGTTCTACATTGAGACGAAGCTGAACAGAGACCTGAGGGATGATCTCATGAAGCTCTTCTCAGATCATGTGGCAGAGAAACACGTCCACACGTTACTAC CACTTCTTCAAAACGCTCATTCCATGCCATTTCAAGTCACACCATCAACAATGGCGAGTGTGATGAAAGGTCTTTACAGCCTCCGGCCGG ATTGGGTTCCTCTGGCCCCGGCTCTGTTTTCTAGATTCATTCCTCAGATTCATCCTCCCGCTCTTGAATCTCAGCTCCCGTTTTACGCCGCTCAAGACAAAAAGCTGCAGCTGGAGCTGTCGCAGAACGGTTTCTGCAG AGGCGACCAGTCACGGAAGAGAGCGAGCGAGGAGTCGTGA